A window of Costertonia aggregata contains these coding sequences:
- a CDS encoding type IX secretion system plug protein, translating to MLSNLKQIFFLLCISQVFAQVQMEIDPPENIKSIVFKGPTDDQFPLVQLGESISLEFDDILAIEQDYYYKIIHCDYDWTPSELLKSQYLKGVDNQRIIDYGNSYNTLQPYSNYRLTLPNENVGFKVSGNYLIEIYNIDNELQFSRRFVIYKDIVKIGGVVKRSRDFNFLNEKQSVQFTINSGNFQLINPKKEVKIALIQNYHWPTALYDIKPQFTIGNQLVYKYDQETSFYGGNEYLLFDTSDLRAPSAHISSIDFKELYNHYLFGDDYRNDEPYTYFPDINGDFVIRTLQGEDISREAEYTKVHFSLPYNELIGLDDVYVYGKYNNYALVDENKMTYNEENGMMELTLTLKQGFYNYKYVIRREDETIDLNAVCGNFHFTENNYIILVYYRDFGDMYDSVIGIGTVNSRNISN from the coding sequence ATGCTTTCAAATCTTAAACAGATTTTTTTTCTACTTTGCATTTCGCAAGTGTTCGCACAGGTCCAAATGGAAATCGACCCACCAGAAAATATCAAGTCCATTGTTTTCAAAGGCCCTACAGATGACCAATTTCCACTTGTGCAATTGGGGGAATCCATCTCTTTGGAGTTCGATGACATTTTGGCCATTGAACAGGATTACTATTACAAAATCATACATTGTGATTACGATTGGACACCCTCAGAGTTGCTAAAATCACAGTATTTGAAAGGTGTTGACAATCAACGCATCATTGACTACGGCAATAGCTACAACACACTACAACCCTACTCCAATTACAGATTGACCCTGCCCAATGAGAACGTTGGGTTCAAGGTAAGCGGTAATTATCTTATCGAGATATACAATATTGACAATGAGCTCCAATTCTCCAGAAGGTTTGTTATCTATAAAGACATTGTCAAAATCGGCGGTGTCGTGAAACGCTCCAGGGATTTCAATTTTCTGAACGAAAAGCAATCGGTTCAATTTACCATCAACTCAGGAAACTTTCAATTGATCAATCCAAAAAAAGAAGTCAAGATCGCCCTTATCCAAAACTACCATTGGCCCACTGCGCTTTATGACATAAAACCACAATTTACCATAGGAAACCAATTGGTCTACAAGTATGATCAAGAAACCAGTTTTTATGGCGGAAACGAGTATTTATTGTTCGACACCAGCGACCTAAGAGCACCGAGCGCCCACATTTCGAGTATCGATTTTAAAGAATTGTACAATCATTATCTCTTTGGCGACGATTACCGAAATGATGAGCCGTATACCTATTTCCCGGACATAAACGGGGATTTTGTTATCAGGACCCTTCAAGGGGAAGATATTTCGCGAGAAGCAGAATACACCAAGGTACATTTCAGCTTGCCCTACAACGAACTTATCGGTCTTGACGATGTGTATGTTTATGGAAAGTATAATAATTACGCCCTTGTCGATGAAAACAAGATGACCTACAACGAAGAAAACGGTATGATGGAACTAACACTTACCTTAAAACAGGGCTTTTACAATTACAAATACGTGATTCGAAGAGAGGATGAAACCATAGATTTGAACGCCGTTTGTGGAAATTTTCATTTTACCGAAAACAACTATATTATTTTGGTGTATTACAGGGATTTTGGGGATATGTACGATAGCGTTATAGGTATCGGTACCGTAAATTCAAGGAATATCAGCAATTAA
- a CDS encoding Na(+)-translocating NADH-quinone reductase subunit A, translated as MPKDIRIKKGLNINLVGEADKTTSKAALSNVYALKLDDFHGIMPKMLVKEGAEVKAGEALFYNKNSEDMLFVSPVSGELVEIERGARRRILTLKILADKSQETLEHDVINVEEASKETIKSFLLKGGCWPFIKQRPYDVIANPDTTPKSIFISGYATAPLAADLDYVLQGKEAELQAAITALGKLTPGKVHVSVGKSSHSPLASLNGIELHKVSGPHPAGLVGTQINKLDPVNKGELVWTVAPQDLVIIGELLLTGKFNAERLVALAGSSVKAPKYYITKIGAEISTFLYASGVNEENFRVVNGDVLTGSKSSQDGHLGFYNNTVTAIPEGDDYEFFGWNKPIFNKVSTTRALTFSWLQPNKKYDLTTNTNGEHRAFVVTGQYEQVFPLDIYPMQLLKACMVKDLDEMEQLGLYEVAPEDFSLTEFICISKQPHQQIIREGLDLLQKEIG; from the coding sequence ATGCCTAAAGACATTCGAATAAAAAAAGGCTTAAACATCAATCTTGTTGGCGAGGCCGATAAGACTACTTCAAAAGCCGCTTTAAGTAATGTTTATGCTTTAAAACTTGATGATTTTCATGGCATTATGCCCAAAATGTTGGTAAAAGAGGGTGCTGAGGTCAAAGCTGGTGAGGCATTGTTCTACAACAAGAATAGTGAAGACATGTTATTCGTTTCTCCTGTGAGCGGTGAATTGGTTGAGATTGAAAGAGGTGCCAGAAGACGAATTCTTACCTTGAAAATATTGGCCGACAAGTCTCAGGAAACTTTGGAGCATGATGTAATAAATGTCGAAGAAGCTTCTAAAGAAACCATTAAGTCCTTTTTGTTGAAAGGTGGTTGTTGGCCGTTTATCAAGCAAAGACCATATGATGTAATTGCCAACCCTGATACTACGCCCAAATCGATTTTTATCTCTGGGTACGCAACTGCACCTTTGGCTGCGGACTTAGACTATGTCCTCCAAGGAAAAGAGGCCGAACTACAAGCGGCAATCACTGCTTTAGGAAAACTGACTCCCGGTAAAGTGCACGTATCCGTGGGTAAATCCAGTCATTCGCCCTTAGCATCGCTAAATGGTATCGAGTTGCATAAAGTATCTGGACCACATCCGGCCGGTCTAGTGGGAACCCAAATCAATAAATTAGACCCTGTCAACAAAGGCGAGTTGGTTTGGACCGTTGCTCCACAAGATCTTGTTATCATAGGTGAACTACTGTTGACCGGAAAATTTAATGCGGAACGTTTGGTGGCATTGGCCGGATCTTCGGTAAAAGCGCCAAAATATTACATTACCAAAATCGGTGCCGAAATTTCCACTTTTTTATATGCAAGTGGTGTAAACGAAGAGAATTTTAGAGTAGTCAATGGTGATGTCCTAACGGGTTCCAAAAGTAGTCAAGATGGCCATCTAGGCTTTTATAACAATACCGTTACTGCAATTCCGGAAGGCGATGATTATGAATTCTTTGGATGGAACAAACCTATCTTCAACAAAGTTTCGACAACAAGGGCGTTGACTTTTTCATGGTTGCAACCCAATAAAAAATACGACCTTACCACCAATACAAATGGCGAGCACAGAGCTTTTGTGGTTACAGGGCAATATGAACAGGTTTTTCCACTTGATATTTATCCCATGCAGCTTTTAAAGGCTTGCATGGTGAAAGATTTGGATGAAATGGAGCAATTGGGGCTCTATGAAGTGGCTCCAGAAGATTTTTCGTTAACTGAATTTATTTGTATTTCTAAACAACCACACCAACAAATTATTCGTGAAGGATTGGATTTATTACAAAAAGAAATTGGATAA
- the rsmG gene encoding 16S rRNA (guanine(527)-N(7))-methyltransferase RsmG, whose translation MDVDLIFKYFPDLTEIQKEQFQQLEELYKDWNLKINVVSRKDIDELYLRHVLHSLGIAKIQQFKPNTSVLDVGTGGGFPGVPLAILFPRTQFTLVDSIGKKIKVVTEVVEGLGLTNVIAINGRVETVEQQFDFIVSRAVAVMPTFVRWIKGKIKKESIHERRNGILYLKGGDLTEELADYSTVQTFDLTDYFEESFFETKKVVYLPMKFKGN comes from the coding sequence ATGGATGTTGACTTGATTTTCAAATATTTTCCCGATTTGACTGAAATTCAAAAAGAGCAATTTCAACAATTGGAAGAACTCTATAAAGACTGGAACCTAAAAATCAATGTTGTCTCCCGCAAGGATATTGATGAACTCTATCTACGACATGTTTTGCATTCATTGGGTATTGCGAAAATACAGCAGTTTAAGCCCAATACCTCGGTTTTGGACGTGGGCACAGGTGGTGGTTTTCCGGGTGTTCCCCTGGCCATTTTATTTCCCCGGACGCAGTTTACTTTGGTGGACTCTATCGGAAAAAAAATCAAAGTGGTAACCGAAGTCGTAGAGGGGCTGGGTCTTACCAATGTCATAGCTATCAATGGCAGGGTAGAGACAGTAGAACAACAATTTGATTTTATAGTGAGTAGGGCCGTGGCGGTGATGCCAACCTTTGTGCGTTGGATCAAAGGCAAAATCAAAAAAGAGTCGATTCATGAAAGAAGAAACGGTATTCTATACTTAAAGGGTGGCGACTTGACCGAAGAACTAGCCGATTACAGCACCGTACAAACATTTGATTTGACCGATTATTTTGAAGAAAGTTTCTTTGAAACCAAAAAAGTGGTGTATTTACCAATGAAGTTTAAAGGCAACTAA
- a CDS encoding pyridoxal phosphate-dependent aminotransferase: MNNQLSNRINSVTPSATLEMAAKARELRASGKDIIGLSLGEPDFNTPDYIKDAAIQAVNDGYNSYTPVDGYVELKDAIITKFKRDNNLSYDRSQIVVSTGAKQALYNVAQVVLNKGDEVILPCPYWVSYSDIVKLADGVPIEVATALEDDFKMTAAQLEAAITPKTKMLWYSSPCNPSGSIYSKTELRALADVLQKHPQIIVVSDEIYEHINYGVTAHASMAEFEDMYDRTVTVNGVAKAFAMTGWRIGYIGAPTFIARACNKLQGQVTSGANCIAQRAVITALTESPKRIEYMVNEFKERRKLILELLNDIDGFKCNEPEGAFYVYPDVTAYFGKILNGTKINNASDFAMYLLEHANVATVTGDAFGNGNCIRISYAASVKEIKEAIARIKSVIS, translated from the coding sequence ATGAACAATCAACTATCGAACAGAATAAACAGTGTAACACCTTCTGCAACCTTGGAAATGGCAGCAAAGGCACGCGAATTGAGAGCCTCGGGAAAAGACATTATTGGACTAAGCTTGGGCGAGCCAGACTTTAATACCCCCGATTACATTAAGGACGCCGCAATACAAGCTGTAAACGATGGTTACAATTCATACACCCCTGTAGATGGCTATGTTGAACTAAAAGATGCTATTATAACCAAGTTCAAAAGAGATAATAACCTTAGCTATGACCGTTCCCAAATCGTGGTATCCACCGGGGCCAAACAAGCCCTGTACAATGTGGCACAAGTAGTATTGAACAAAGGGGATGAGGTTATTTTACCATGCCCCTACTGGGTCAGTTATTCAGATATCGTAAAACTTGCCGATGGTGTACCCATTGAAGTTGCCACCGCTCTTGAGGACGATTTTAAAATGACGGCCGCCCAGCTTGAAGCTGCTATTACGCCAAAAACCAAAATGCTATGGTATAGTTCCCCTTGCAATCCCAGCGGCTCCATTTACAGTAAAACCGAGCTAAGGGCCTTGGCCGATGTTCTACAAAAACATCCACAAATCATAGTCGTAAGCGACGAAATTTACGAGCATATCAATTACGGGGTTACGGCGCACGCCTCTATGGCAGAATTTGAAGATATGTACGACCGTACGGTAACGGTAAACGGAGTGGCGAAAGCCTTCGCCATGACAGGGTGGCGTATCGGCTATATTGGTGCCCCTACGTTTATAGCCAGAGCCTGCAACAAATTACAGGGTCAAGTGACCAGTGGTGCCAATTGTATTGCACAACGTGCCGTAATAACCGCACTGACCGAATCTCCAAAACGTATTGAATATATGGTGAACGAGTTCAAAGAACGGAGAAAATTGATACTGGAACTTTTAAACGATATTGACGGATTTAAATGTAACGAACCCGAAGGTGCTTTTTACGTATATCCCGATGTCACCGCTTATTTCGGAAAAATCCTGAACGGCACAAAAATCAACAATGCCTCTGACTTTGCCATGTATTTGTTGGAACATGCCAACGTGGCCACGGTAACAGGCGATGCCTTTGGCAATGGCAATTGCATACGAATTTCATATGCTGCTTCCGTGAAGGAAATAAAGGAAGCTATCGCAAGGATAAAATCAGTAATATCTTAG
- a CDS encoding DinB family protein, whose product MKMKLTLAMIMLVTVFSVQAQDDLAQSTIQMVLTGNQAQVIQLAEAFSAEQYDWRPMEGVNSVGEALLHIAGGNYYLASKMGFAPPEDVDMMNLGKITGKDNIIAALKKSNAFVLDKIMMVETGQLNEEVDFGFAKMNKLGGLLAMMEHNGEHKGQLIAYARSNGVVPPWSK is encoded by the coding sequence ATGAAAATGAAACTCACATTGGCAATGATTATGCTCGTAACGGTTTTTTCGGTACAAGCACAGGACGACTTGGCCCAATCAACGATACAAATGGTATTGACAGGCAACCAGGCACAGGTGATTCAATTAGCGGAAGCTTTTTCCGCTGAACAGTACGATTGGCGACCCATGGAAGGTGTAAACTCTGTTGGGGAAGCTCTTTTGCACATAGCAGGTGGCAACTATTACCTGGCATCCAAAATGGGGTTTGCCCCCCCGGAAGATGTTGATATGATGAACCTTGGAAAAATTACTGGAAAAGATAATATCATCGCGGCCTTAAAAAAGTCCAATGCGTTTGTACTCGATAAAATCATGATGGTAGAAACCGGTCAACTTAACGAAGAGGTTGATTTTGGTTTTGCCAAAATGAACAAGTTAGGTGGTCTTTTGGCCATGATGGAGCACAATGGCGAACACAAAGGCCAACTAATCGCTTATGCACGTTCTAACGGGGTGGTACCACCATGGAGCAAATAA
- a CDS encoding DUF3667 domain-containing protein: MMENKPTIVPAGRYRLQYRGTECTNCKHPLDISDKYCPSCSQANSTKKLTLKDFFDEFFASMISYDSRLLKTLSALMLRPGKITKDYIAGKRICYTNPFRFLLSLTIVYFLMMSLSGDFGKYDDYIQNNNASIPNIDEGVVKINFGSDEAQELAQALDSISGNSGSEKRSILDAMFWKQDSITMANPQGKYNEINEKWALPRFFDKRQFFETLIRRDSIKTFDQILSKYEVADSMENKNAFNAAKGTIRALGQPGSFFNAILSRLPFLIFFFLPVFALFIWLVYIRKKYNYTDHLIFSFHNQSLLFILLIISFFIDSIFNITTDGFFIIIFGIYLFIALKKFYGQGWFKTIVKYTFLNTIFFILAMLSVVILFIGSAFTY, from the coding sequence ATGATGGAAAACAAACCGACCATTGTACCCGCAGGAAGGTACAGATTACAATATCGTGGTACCGAGTGCACCAATTGCAAACATCCGTTGGACATTAGCGACAAGTACTGCCCGAGTTGCTCACAGGCCAATAGCACAAAAAAATTGACCCTAAAAGACTTCTTTGATGAGTTTTTCGCATCAATGATCTCCTACGACTCTAGACTTTTGAAAACTTTATCGGCATTAATGCTTCGCCCGGGCAAGATAACCAAAGATTATATTGCCGGGAAAAGAATCTGCTACACGAATCCGTTTCGGTTTCTATTGAGTTTGACCATCGTATATTTTTTGATGATGAGCCTATCGGGCGACTTCGGAAAATATGACGATTACATACAGAACAACAACGCATCGATCCCCAATATAGACGAAGGGGTGGTAAAAATAAATTTTGGAAGCGATGAGGCCCAAGAACTTGCCCAGGCGTTGGATTCCATCAGTGGAAATAGTGGAAGTGAAAAGAGAAGCATTCTAGACGCCATGTTCTGGAAACAGGATTCGATTACGATGGCTAACCCTCAAGGAAAATATAATGAAATCAATGAAAAATGGGCTTTGCCCCGTTTTTTTGATAAACGACAGTTTTTTGAAACCTTAATACGCAGGGACAGTATAAAAACATTTGATCAAATCTTGTCAAAATACGAGGTTGCCGACAGCATGGAAAACAAAAATGCATTTAATGCCGCTAAGGGTACAATACGTGCGCTAGGCCAGCCCGGTAGTTTTTTCAATGCCATATTGTCCAGGCTTCCGTTTCTCATTTTCTTCTTTTTACCCGTATTTGCCTTGTTCATATGGTTGGTCTATATCCGAAAAAAATATAATTATACCGATCATCTTATATTTAGTTTCCACAATCAATCTTTGTTATTTATCTTGCTTATCATTAGCTTTTTCATAGATTCGATTTTTAATATAACTACGGATGGTTTTTTTATCATAATCTTCGGGATATATTTATTTATCGCCCTAAAAAAGTTTTATGGTCAAGGATGGTTTAAAACTATTGTTAAATATACTTTCTTGAACACTATTTTTTTTATTTTAGCTATGCTGTCCGTCGTTATATTGTTCATTGGCAGCGCATTTACCTATTAA
- the pruA gene encoding L-glutamate gamma-semialdehyde dehydrogenase, giving the protein MGKGFFQVPTAFNEPIKSYAPGTPEREAVLKQYRSYFDGKVDVPMYIGSEEIKTGNTKPISPPHDHKHIVGQYHLAEKKHVEKAITNALDSREKWANLTWEQRAAIFMKAAELIAGPYRAKINAATMIAQSKTIHQAEIDAACEFIDFLRFNVEYMTQIYEEQPDSAEGIWNRVEYRPLEGFVYAITPFNFTAIAGNLPASAAMMGNVVVWKPSDHQIFSAKVIVDIFKEAGLPDGVINVVYGDPVMITDTVLANPDFSGIHYTGSTFVFKELWKKIGNNIHNYKTYPRIVGETGGKDFIVAHPSAKPQQVATAIVRGAFEFQGQKCSAASRVYLPKSISKEILDLVKTDVASFNKPGSPEDMSNFITAVIHEGSFDKLAKYIDQAKEDKASEVIIGGNYDKSKGYFMEPTVILTTDPKYTTMETELFGPVVTVYIYEDKDWAKTLKLVDSTSEYALTGAVLSTDRYAIDEATKALQNCAGNFYINDKPTGAVVGQQPFGGARASGTNDKAGSAQNLLRWVSPRLIKETFVTPEDYRYPFLG; this is encoded by the coding sequence ATGGGCAAAGGATTTTTTCAGGTTCCCACTGCGTTCAACGAACCTATAAAAAGCTATGCACCCGGAACACCGGAACGCGAAGCAGTACTTAAACAATATAGATCTTATTTTGATGGCAAGGTTGATGTACCCATGTACATCGGTAGCGAAGAAATAAAAACCGGTAACACCAAACCCATTTCACCGCCGCACGACCACAAACATATCGTAGGGCAATATCATTTGGCAGAAAAGAAACATGTTGAAAAAGCCATTACCAATGCTTTGGATTCTAGAGAAAAATGGGCAAACTTGACTTGGGAGCAGCGCGCTGCGATTTTTATGAAAGCGGCTGAATTAATCGCTGGCCCATACAGAGCAAAAATAAACGCTGCTACCATGATAGCACAGTCAAAAACGATACACCAAGCAGAGATTGATGCAGCTTGTGAATTTATAGACTTTCTGCGCTTTAACGTAGAATATATGACCCAAATTTATGAAGAGCAACCAGATTCGGCAGAAGGTATTTGGAATCGGGTGGAATATAGACCCTTAGAAGGTTTCGTATATGCTATCACCCCTTTCAACTTTACGGCCATTGCTGGAAATTTGCCCGCCAGTGCCGCGATGATGGGGAACGTAGTAGTTTGGAAACCTAGCGACCACCAAATTTTTTCGGCCAAGGTCATTGTCGATATTTTTAAGGAAGCGGGGCTACCAGATGGGGTCATCAATGTTGTTTATGGCGACCCGGTCATGATTACCGATACCGTTTTGGCAAATCCGGATTTTTCTGGAATCCATTACACGGGATCTACCTTTGTGTTCAAAGAACTTTGGAAAAAAATCGGAAACAACATACACAATTACAAAACATATCCAAGAATAGTAGGGGAAACGGGAGGTAAGGATTTTATCGTTGCACACCCATCTGCCAAACCACAACAAGTTGCTACTGCGATAGTTCGTGGTGCTTTTGAGTTCCAAGGTCAAAAATGTAGTGCCGCTTCAAGGGTTTACCTGCCAAAATCAATATCCAAAGAAATTTTGGACTTGGTAAAAACCGATGTTGCGTCTTTCAATAAACCGGGCTCACCCGAGGATATGTCCAACTTTATTACAGCCGTTATTCACGAAGGCTCTTTTGATAAATTGGCCAAGTATATTGACCAGGCCAAGGAAGATAAAGCATCGGAAGTCATCATAGGTGGTAATTACGACAAATCAAAGGGCTATTTTATGGAGCCAACGGTTATTCTCACTACCGATCCTAAGTACACCACCATGGAGACCGAACTTTTTGGCCCGGTGGTCACGGTTTACATATATGAGGACAAGGATTGGGCCAAGACACTAAAATTGGTAGATTCTACATCGGAATATGCTTTAACGGGAGCCGTTCTTTCCACTGATAGATACGCTATTGATGAAGCGACCAAAGCCCTACAAAATTGCGCCGGTAACTTTTACATCAACGACAAACCTACCGGGGCCGTGGTGGGACAACAACCCTTTGGTGGTGCAAGAGCATCGGGTACCAACGACAAAGCTGGCTCTGCACAAAACTTGTTACGTTGGGTATCTCCAAGATTGATAAAGGAAACTTTTGTAACACCGGAAGACTATAGATATCCTTTCTTGGGATAA
- the apaG gene encoding Co2+/Mg2+ efflux protein ApaG — MITQVTKGIKISVQTSFEGTFFKNYKMHFAFGYTITIENQSKDSVQLTSRHWQIYDALNDMEMVDGEGVIGKKPVIKPGESHTYSSGCLLTSPVGAMKGHYNMVNFSTTEKFRVYIPTFKFSAPFALN, encoded by the coding sequence ATGATAACACAGGTAACCAAGGGTATAAAAATCTCTGTACAGACCAGTTTTGAAGGTACTTTTTTCAAAAACTATAAAATGCACTTTGCGTTTGGTTATACCATTACGATTGAGAACCAAAGTAAGGATTCCGTTCAACTTACTTCTAGACATTGGCAAATTTATGATGCCCTAAACGATATGGAGATGGTTGACGGTGAGGGCGTCATCGGAAAAAAGCCTGTCATCAAACCAGGGGAATCACACACCTACAGTTCAGGTTGTTTATTGACCTCGCCCGTTGGGGCCATGAAAGGCCACTATAACATGGTCAATTTTAGCACTACCGAAAAATTTAGGGTTTACATCCCCACTTTTAAGTTTAGCGCACCTTTTGCATTAAACTAA
- a CDS encoding DKNYY domain-containing protein, translating to MKSILKILFAPLIWIIHSCSPIGEPVKEQLSNNHYYNRNNTDIIYSSGGNWFGLGKKAMNVDMDTFEVLNGLFAKDKNNLYCYHNKVSHPKLDLESFYAKGETAVERDKMNNIGFDKNHVYVTVSKRQGDIYTTGITILEDADPKTFKKIDYHGWAKDHERYYYRNALIHVDYDSFTFIDEFFSKDKNHVYWHTFSNFVKTDANPETFVSAEKSKYIAIDDKALYVTNYSKDQKEPITIPYTSKDSIKVYDDMYFKVGRTVYYVGKPILEADIETFELLEFSYAKDKNHVFYNGKKIEGADPNSFEHDEGARCKDKNGYFLSGEAYEFKEL from the coding sequence ATGAAATCGATCTTAAAAATTCTCTTTGCGCCCCTAATTTGGATAATACATTCATGCAGCCCAATAGGGGAACCAGTAAAAGAACAACTCTCGAACAACCATTATTATAACAGAAACAATACAGACATAATATACAGTTCGGGAGGAAACTGGTTTGGACTAGGAAAAAAAGCCATGAACGTTGACATGGACACGTTTGAGGTTTTGAATGGTTTATTTGCAAAGGACAAGAATAATTTATATTGCTATCACAATAAAGTTTCCCATCCCAAACTTGATTTGGAAAGTTTTTACGCCAAGGGAGAAACAGCGGTCGAAAGGGATAAGATGAACAACATAGGTTTTGACAAAAATCATGTTTACGTAACAGTTTCCAAAAGGCAAGGCGACATATACACTACGGGGATTACCATTTTAGAAGATGCAGATCCAAAAACTTTTAAAAAGATTGATTATCATGGTTGGGCAAAAGATCATGAAAGATATTACTATCGCAATGCGTTAATTCATGTGGACTACGATAGTTTTACGTTTATTGATGAGTTTTTTAGTAAGGATAAAAACCATGTGTACTGGCATACCTTTTCCAACTTTGTAAAAACCGATGCCAATCCAGAAACTTTTGTTTCGGCTGAAAAAAGTAAGTACATAGCCATAGATGACAAGGCCTTGTATGTTACCAATTATTCAAAAGACCAAAAAGAACCTATTACAATACCATATACCAGCAAGGACTCTATTAAAGTATACGACGATATGTATTTTAAGGTTGGGCGTACGGTATACTATGTAGGCAAACCAATACTTGAAGCTGATATTGAAACTTTTGAATTGTTAGAATTCTCGTATGCAAAGGACAAAAATCATGTCTTTTATAACGGTAAAAAAATTGAGGGCGCTGACCCAAATAGCTTTGAACATGATGAGGGAGCTAGATGTAAGGACAAAAACGGCTATTTTTTATCTGGAGAAGCTTACGAATTTAAAGAATTGTAG
- a CDS encoding fatty acid desaturase family protein, whose amino-acid sequence MDKGSIRFSRKDSAQFFKTLNKRVNEYFKENKIKKTGNWRLYVKTVIMFALFLTPYFLILTLGLPNWANLLLTIVMGVGMAGVGMNVMHDGNHGSYSNKKWVNKLMGSSIYILAGNVYNWQVQHNVLHHTYTNIHEHDEDMEAGRILRFSKHAEWQKHHKFQHLYSVFLYGLLTFNWAITTDFQQMYRYMKRKLSFGKLPSPVINWSTLVITKLLYITIWIVLPMLILDIAWWKILLGFFIMHYVAGVILSVVFQLAHIVDDAQTPLPDESGTMKNTWAIHQLFTTVNFGTKNKIVNWFTGGLNHQVEHHIFPNISHVHYTKISKIVKQTAKEFNLPYNEYRTTRKAIISHFKHLKELGKKPSFAV is encoded by the coding sequence ATGGACAAAGGAAGTATCCGATTTTCTAGAAAGGATTCCGCTCAATTTTTTAAAACCCTGAACAAAAGGGTAAATGAATATTTTAAGGAGAACAAAATAAAAAAAACAGGTAATTGGCGTTTATATGTCAAGACAGTTATAATGTTCGCCCTGTTTCTTACCCCTTATTTTTTAATATTGACTTTAGGGCTTCCCAATTGGGCCAATCTTTTATTGACCATAGTTATGGGTGTTGGGATGGCTGGTGTTGGGATGAACGTTATGCATGATGGCAATCATGGCTCATATTCCAACAAAAAATGGGTGAACAAACTTATGGGGAGCAGTATTTACATACTTGCGGGCAATGTATACAATTGGCAAGTGCAACATAACGTACTACATCACACATATACCAATATTCACGAACATGACGAGGATATGGAGGCTGGTCGTATTTTGCGTTTCTCCAAACATGCAGAATGGCAAAAACACCATAAATTTCAACATTTATATTCTGTTTTTTTATATGGATTGCTAACCTTCAACTGGGCCATAACTACTGATTTTCAACAAATGTACCGTTACATGAAGCGCAAACTTTCTTTTGGAAAATTGCCGAGTCCGGTTATTAATTGGAGTACCTTGGTCATCACTAAATTATTGTACATCACCATATGGATCGTACTACCTATGTTGATACTTGATATTGCGTGGTGGAAAATACTTTTGGGCTTCTTTATCATGCACTATGTGGCCGGGGTAATTTTGAGCGTCGTATTTCAATTGGCACATATTGTAGATGATGCGCAAACCCCCTTACCCGATGAAAGTGGCACCATGAAAAACACATGGGCGATACACCAATTGTTCACCACTGTAAATTTTGGCACCAAAAACAAAATCGTAAATTGGTTTACGGGAGGTTTAAACCATCAGGTTGAACATCATATTTTTCCAAATATCAGCCATGTACACTACACTAAAATCTCTAAGATTGTAAAACAAACGGCAAAAGAGTTCAATCTACCGTATAACGAATATAGAACAACACGAAAAGCGATAATATCACACTTTAAGCATTTAAAGGAATTGGGTAAAAAGCCCTCTTTTGCAGTTTAG